The sequence gcaggggagaagcttcatgaacagaaaAGAAGtgctgtagctccctctcccaatctctctctctctctctgcctcgatttaaaaaaaaatggtcaccaggaatggtggagccatgcagaCCCCAGTCTTTGCCGCTGCCTTGGtggcaaaggaaagaaaaggagagaaggggagagagggaaagggaaagagagagagagagagagaaatggaaatgggTCTATGAGGGAGGGGAGCAGGTGGGACCAGAAACCTTCTAGAAGAAAGGGCTTCTCATTCTCTGCTCATAGGCCTTTAGACTTTTTTCTTCCATAACAGAAATGAAATATTCAGTCCCTTGAGAGGGGCCCGGACAGATGCCTCCAAGATTCTCATTGTCATCACCGATGGGGAGAAATTTATGGATCCCCTGGATTATCAGAATGTCATCCCCCAGGCTAAGAATAAGGGCATCATTCGCTATGCAGTTGGGGTAAGATGTGGGGTTGTCCAAgatcctgtctttttcttttctcctccttttcctcctccttctcctcttccttctcctccttcttcttgttccttttttcccagaacactgctcaattttggcttatggtggtgctagagattgaacataggactttagagtctcagacatgaagatgtcttttttttttataattttttaaaatatttattttatttatttattctcttttgttgcccttgttgttttattgttgtagttattattgttgttgttgtcatcgttgttagataggacagagagaaatggagagaggaggggaaaacagagaggaggagagaaagatagacacctgcagacctgcttcaccgcctgtgaagcgactcccctgcaggtggggagccggggttcgaacagggatccttatgccggtccttgtgccttgcgccacctacgcttaacccgctgcgcatgAAGATGTCTTTTGCAGGAGCATTACGCtatttctcactctttctttgtttctttctaattaatcaatttatttgttaatgagagagaataaGTGCACCACTCTGGCATGCACAATACCAGAGGTTAAGCTCAGGAGCTCGTGctcgagagtccagtgttttatccactgtacccccccacccccccatgtcCCAACAACTTCCCTTTCGAGGACAGAGACCCAAATGCCAAAGCTGAGTCTCTGGTTGGGGTCCCAGCAGAAtagttaaacaaaacaaaacagaacaaaacaaaacacaaaaaccctttcatgcctgaaactccaaagcctcaggttcaaccccctgcaccactataagccagagcagaacagtgctctagttattaaaaaaaaaaaaagggggggaggagtgtCTAGGAAGCTGAGCCCATATGCTGCCATCCaccaagatctgggttcaagttcccattccccacctgaagggtagAACTCATGAGCAgggaatcagtgctgcaggtgtctctctttctctctctccctctctcccctactcctcttaatttttctctgtccagtcaaatcagataaataaatatttagcaacaacaaaaaaactgatCCTCTCCTGCCAGCAGGATGAAAACTCTTTCCTGGCCTGCACCGCTCACATTCCTTGTCCCCAACCTCCTCCAAGATATCTTGCCTGAGTCTCATTTCCCCTCCTCACCTCCGGCACCGGGGGGTGATAGCCTTGCCCAGGCAgggttgctggggggggggtccacAGTGATGTTCACTGAATTGGGGGATGGTGACAGGTGGGCTCAGCCTTTATAAAGGAGACTTCCTGGAAAGAGCTGGTAGCCATCGCCTCAGCACCTGCCAACGAACACATCTTCCGAGTGGAGAACTTCGACGCTTTGAGAGACATTCAGAACAAGCTCAAAGAGAAGATCTTTGCCATCGAGGGTCAGTTGTGGGGGTCCCCCTGACCCCTTCCCCGGAAGTCCTTTTCCCTCTTGAACGTGAACCTCTGCCCGCTGTCCTGTGCCCTGGGCCCCAGCCAGCCCTCCCTCCCCGCAACGTCAGATCCTCTGAGAGCCAAGGCACAGCCTGTCCGGCCCCACTGAACCCGGATGGGTGTCTCCTTCCAGGGACACAGACAGGGAACAGCAGTTCCTTTGAGTTTGAGATGTCTCAGGAAGGCTTCAGTGCGGTGCTCACACCCGTGAGTGGGGGCCCCAGACTCCTCCTGGGGGGTGGTGGGAGGAGGGAAAACGGGAGGGTCAGCCAAAGGGGGTGGTGGCTGCCTGGGGTTCTCTAGAGCAGGTCGCCACCCACTCAGCCCTGGGACACCCCCCCCCAGGATGGACCTGTGCTGGGTGCCGTGGGGAGCTTCAGCTGGTCTGGAGGTGCCTTCCTGTACCCCACAAAGATGCCACCCACCTTCATCAACATGTCACAGGCCAATGGGGACATGAAGGACTCTTACCTGGGTGAGGAGAgctgtgctgggggtgggggctgggggtgtggggaccTCGTGCTGAGCCCTGGCCTCCTCAGGTTACTCCACTGAGCTGGCCTTTCGGAAGGGGGTGCAGAGCCTGGTCCTGGGGGCCCCCCGCCACAAGCACGTGGGGAAGGTGGTGCTGTTCACCCCGTCACTCGGGCAGTGGAGGCTGAAGGCTGAGGTCACAGGGACCCAGGTCAGCTATGGGGAGCCTGGGAGCAAGGGAGGAGAGTCTCTGAGGCCTGGTGGCTGGGCCGGGGGGATGACCTCAGCCTCTGCACCCCCAGATCGGCTCCTACTTTGGGGCGTCCCTCTGCTCGGTGGATGTAGATGGAGATCGCAACTCTGACCTGGTGCTCATCGGGGCCCCCCACTACTATGAGCAGACTCGGGGGGGTCAGGTGTCCGTGTGCCCCTTGCCCAGGGGGGTGAGTGGGGCTAGGAAGGGCCGGGAGGTGACTGGGGGTGCTGCCAAGTGTGGGATCCTGACCCGCCCTGCTCTGCAGAGGGCTGGCTGGCATTGTGAGGTTGCTGTACTCCGAGGGGTGCAGGGCCACCCCTGGGCGCGCTTTGGGGCGGCTCTGACGGTGCTGGGGGATGTGAATGGGGACCAACTGTCGGATGTGGCCGTGGGAGCCCCTGGAGAGCAGGAGAACCAGGGCGCCGTCTACCTGTTTCATGGGACATCGAGCCTGGGCATCAGCCCCACCCACAGCCAGGTAAGGCCTGGGAGTGGATCCTGTTGCTATGaaatccgcccccccccccggcttctaATATTCAAAGGGGTCCACCTGGTAGCCCTCCCAGCAACTCAACAAAGTGCACAGGCCAGGTATCAGCaagcccatttcacagatgaaatCACAGGCAGGGGAAGAGAAGTGACTGGTGTCTCCTGGTTTTCTGTTGCCCGCTGCTCTGTTTAGTCTGGCTCCCTCTGGCCCATCAGTTCCTCTTTGGGCCTGTCCTTTTGCCCTTTCATGTCCCTGAGTGctctgagcctctgctccctctcAGTCTTGCCAGATGACACCCATATGCTTGTGCCTGGAATATGCCAGGTGTTTCTGTACCCGGCTGCTGTGAACGCATCCCACGGCTGACAGGATCCTAGAGAACTCGGCCATGTCCCTCCAAGCAAAAGACGAGATGTTAGGGGACTAAGGAGAACCCACTGTTAGGAAACTGCCCTTGGTTCATCATTTAGAAGCTTTAGAAACTTCTTGGAGACAAAGGCCCAAACTCTCCTCTTTTTCCTGTCTCTGGCCAGTCTACCTCCCTATTCCtcacttcatttctttctcttgatttaaattattattttaaattaaaattttgtttgttttttattgccgccagggctgtcactggggcttgtgGGCAGTGTGGCGAATCCATCTCTCCTGACAgcctttgctttttcttctttattttattagataggacagagagaaattgagaggggagagggagagagagacagctgcaacactgcctcactgctgatgaagcttcccccctgcaggtgggaccaggcacACAAACGtgtgtccttgcatatggtaatgtgtgcactctgctgggtgcaccattgcctgggcctttgttatttttttcttttaaaaatatttatttatttattcccttttgttgcccttgtttttattattgtagttattattgttgttattgatgtggttgttgttagataggatagagaaatggagagagatggggaagacagagagggggagagaaagatagacacctgcagacctgctttaccgcctgtgaagtgactctcctgcaggtggggagcctggggctcgaagtggaatccttatgccggtccttgtgctttgcgccacgtgggcttaacccgctgcgctaacgcccgactccctgtcattTATTTCTAACcagtctctcctcccccaccGCCTCCCCCAAGCGGGTGGCAGCCTCCCAGCTGTCCTCCAGGCTCCAGCACTTTGGACAGGCGCTGAGTGGGGGTCAGGACCTCACGGGGGATGGGCTGCTGGACCTGGCTGTGGGGGCCCGGGAACACGCGCTGCTGTTCAGGTGAGGATGGAGCTTCTCCCAGCGCTCCTCAGCTCCTCAGCTCACCTTGGGATGCCAGCCTgcacagccccaccccagagcctgtcCTCAGCTCAGGCTCCTCCTGCAGGACCAGGCCTGTGCTCAGCGTGGAGGTGAACATCCGCTTCTTGCCGGCTGAGATCCCCAGATCTGTGTTTGAATGTGGGGAGCAGGCAGCCTCTAAGCAGGAGTTGAGCCAAGCCACCATCTGCCTAAAGATTTTCCAAAGGCCCCAGACTCTCAACGGTGAGTGCTCCTCCTTCCCAGAACACAGGGAGCCTGGACTCTGAGGACCCTGGGGACCCTCACTGGCCCCCCCCCACACCATGAGTCCCTGCCTCTCAATCTCTTAGGGGACCTCTTGAGCACTGTGACCTTTGACCTGACCCTTGACCCTGGTCGACTGAGTCCCAGGGCCATCTTTAAGGAGACGAACACCTGGAACCTAACTCGGGTCCAAGTACTGGGGCTGAGATACCACTGCGAGGAGGTGAAGTTGCTCCTCCCGGTAAGGGGGCCTGGGGGCCCAGCCACAGAGGTGACTTGGAGCGGGAAGCAGTGGCCTGAGTACAGAAGACTGGGGTGTATGCCCTGGTGTGGCACCCAGCCTACTGAATGaacgagtgagtgagtgagtgaaccgCAAACACCTTCTTGCTGCAGAGCTGCTCCTCTGACTCGGTGTATCCTAGGCCCAGGGGACCTAGCAGGGGACAGCCACACCCCCAGGGCATTCTGGGGAAAGACCCCATGGATGGAGTCCCAGTGCAGAGAGGGTGCTGGGAGAAGTCTGGGAGCAGGGAAGCTGCACATGACCCAGATGGAGTGAGGGAGCTATGGGGGAGACTGGGAGGAGAAAGGCCATGGCAGAGGGAGCCCAGATTCTGCACAGGgagtgctacacacacacacacacacacacacacacacacacacacacacacacacacacacactgtttctaCATAAAGAGAAGGGCCCCACACCACTAAAAACTGTGAGGGCCTGTGCCTCAGCCGcctgctcttatttatttatttcatttctttattttaaacaattaaaattgttattatcattgtttattgggcagagacagccagaaatcgagagggtagagagagatagagagggagagagacagagagacacccatagccctgcttcaccacttgcaaagctttgcccccgcaggtgggggctggaggttggaacccaggtccttgcacatcttaacgtgtgcgctcaaccaggtgtgctaccgctcaacccctttatttcatttctttagggcctaggagatagtgtaatgggttggcaaaaggcttccatgcctgaggctctgaggctctgaggctctgaggctctgaggctccaggttcaatccccagcaccaacagaaACTGgggtttagcagtgctctgatttcccCCCCCAAGtaatgttaattaattaattaatcatttttattagagatttcatagagatttacaagattataacatTACAGGGGTAATGTTGTAATAACAGGTTCCACACCACACGTAGCCCCACCACAAAATTTAGAGGCCAGTTGAGGTCTGGCTACCCTTCCTTCCCCCActccctttatctctttcttcctctcttctttgccAGTTTCTGTGTCCCAgtgctctatattccacatataccTGTgctcttatttatcttttttgttcatgttactgctagggctcagtgcctgcctgactccactgtttctggcagccattttttttatagcagTGAGACacaaggagggagatagagacactgagaggagagacaccttcagcgctGTTCTACCACTCGAGACGCTCTCTCCCCTTGAACCCCGTCCTGACATCTAGCAACGTGTGCTCTCTACCCGGTGAGCTCCGTCCCCTGCTCTTGTCAATGCCCATCTGTCCTCCAGGCCTGTGTGGAGGACGCGGTGACCCCCATCACCTTGCGTCTCCACTTCTCCCTGGTGGGCAACGCCAACCCTTCCATTGGGAACCTTCAGCCGATGCTGGCTGTGGACGCTCAGAGATACTTCACAGCCTCTGTGAGTCCCCAGGGTGGGAACTCCTGGGAGGGGggggctgaggggaggtggggggtggactCCAGATCTCAGGGCAAGCCCCCCTTTGACTTCACTCTCAGCTCCCCTTTGAGAAGAACTGCGGAGCTGACCATGTGTGTCAGGACAACCTCGGCATCTCCCTTGGCTTCCCTGAGTGAGCTTCTACCCCCTTATATCCATCCTAGcccaccccccaacacccccAAATCCTGCTGTGGCCTAGGGCCCAGTCCTTGGCCCCAGCTCTTCCTAACAGTGTTCCCTGGGCTGAGAAACCAGACTCCCTGTCCCCCCTTCTCCTGCCTTCCTACTCTGCCCACTCCCCACTCACTTCTCGCCCCAGCCTGGGAATCAGTTTCTCTGCACCCCAATACCTAGTATAgacaccctgctggtggggagcgacCTGGAGCTGGCCATGCAGGTGGCAGTGTGGAACAATGGCGAAGACTCCTACGGGACCTCGGTCACCTTCTCCTACCCAGCTGGGCTGTCTTACCGCCGTGTCACTGGGGGACAGGTAGCCCCCCCATCCCCCCTGACCTCGGGCATTAGAAGCATGGGCTCCTGGGCTGGGTCTGCTCTCACACTCCATTGCTGTCACTGGTGCTTGGGTGGATGAGGTTGTGTTGTTTGGGGATTGCCTCACTTATGCTGGGTTCAGCTCTGGgtattgcatttaaaaaatatttattaatgagagagagagagagggagggatggagagggagagggagagggagagggagagggagagggagagggagagagagagaagcagagaaccaCTCTGATCCATGTGGCACTGGGCctcaaattcagaacctcatgacTGAGAGTCTAAGCCTCCTGGGCTGCTCTGAGTATTACATTTTAGAGACATGACTCTTAGGACTGACTTTCCAAAAGCCTGCTAACATGAGCCAGAAGACTTCTACCTTAAGTGACTTTTCAATCATATTCCTCTTTTAAAGAAAAGTATATCTTGGGCCTTCAAAAAATATCTGAaggcttatttattaatgaaagagagctaGAAAGAGCTGGAatgccactctggcacatgtgatgccatgaatcaaacttgggacctcatgcttgagaatccaacagtttattcactgcaccacctctggactGTGGCATTTGAATTTTgaactttctctctgtgtctctcacgttatttatttcatagagacagagataaatcaaaaagaaagggagaaagagaaagggagagggaaacagagacacctacaaccctgcttcaccatttgtgaagcttcctcccccatAGATGaggatgggggattgaacccagattcttgcacacatAACATGTGAACTCTACCGGGTGTGTCACTGCTTACCCCAGccttcaaatattttaaaattttgttctgTAAACAATGCTGTTGACTGTACTGGTGATTCTAAACTAGGACTTGACACACTTTTCCTATAAATGGCAACATAGTTTTATAATTTCAACTTTTATCAGCCATGTGGTGTCTTGTCACATCTATCCCAATCTGCTCTTTAGAGGGATAACAGCTGTTGACTATAGGTATGTGAGCTGACATAGATGGgtttcaataaaactttatttgtagtggtctgggaggtggcgcagtggataaagcattggactcttaagcatgaggtcctgagtttgatccctggcagcacatgtaccagagtgatatctagttctttctctctctcctcctatctttcaaataaataaattaataaacaaataaataaatataataagaattTATTCACtataaaaaactttatttgtaaaatttGATGGGCTGTTGCTTGGCAATTCTTGTTTTAGAAGACAGAACTAGGTCCACAGGGAGTCAAAGGGAAAcagttttggtttgttttaagGTCTGTTTTtatgagacatagagaaagattgTTCTCAGCTTTTGGTGTTtttttgaacctgagacctttaggatctcacacatgcaagtcttgtgatGATACTGTTAAGACACcaagttgtttatttattaacattctatattacaatttatttatctttatcctTGTTTCCTTTGCTGTTAGAGTTGAGTCCCCAAAGGCTTCTTGGTAGTTGAGGTCTGCGAATGTATTCCCTGTGTTttctgagtttttaaaatttatgtttttgagtatttaatacatatttatgagagagacagagagaaattgagagggagggagacagttgcagcactgtttcaccagtatttaagtttttcttttttttaaacacttttaaatattttatatttatttatttacttatttattttgtctctagggttatcactggggctcagtgcctgctctataaatccactgctcttggaggccatttttcccattttgttgcccttgttgttgttattattattgttgccattgctattgttgttggataggataaagagaaattgagagaggagaggaagacagagaggaggagagaaagatagacacttgcagacctgattcactaccCCATgcagcgattcccctgcaggtggggaaccaggggctcgaaccgggatccttacgatggtccttgcgctttgtgccatttgtgcttagtccagtgcgctactgcctggcctccttttaacattcttttaaatgatttatttattaattatta is a genomic window of Erinaceus europaeus chromosome 15, mEriEur2.1, whole genome shotgun sequence containing:
- the ITGAX gene encoding integrin alpha-X codes for the protein MPGTRVPFLLSMAVAASLSFNLDTDRPTTFHRDSAGFGHTVAQYANSWVIVGDPLEIRGTNQTGNLYKCEHTTGVCTPIQLTVPPEAVNMSLGLSLVATTRPSRLLACGPTVHQACRENLNLKGFCFLFTAPSLTAQQLPQTLQECPKQEQDIVLLIDGSGSIEQNDFAKMLSFVQNVMSQFPRPTTQFALVQFSSGYRTHFTFSEFSRSSDPLGLLSSVRQLTGYTYTASAIRFVTNEIFSPLRGARTDASKILIVITDGEKFMDPLDYQNVIPQAKNKGIIRYAVGVGSAFIKETSWKELVAIASAPANEHIFRVENFDALRDIQNKLKEKIFAIEGTQTGNSSSFEFEMSQEGFSAVLTPDGPVLGAVGSFSWSGGAFLYPTKMPPTFINMSQANGDMKDSYLGYSTELAFRKGVQSLVLGAPRHKHVGKVVLFTPSLGQWRLKAEVTGTQIGSYFGASLCSVDVDGDRNSDLVLIGAPHYYEQTRGGQVSVCPLPRGRAGWHCEVAVLRGVQGHPWARFGAALTVLGDVNGDQLSDVAVGAPGEQENQGAVYLFHGTSSLGISPTHSQRVAASQLSSRLQHFGQALSGGQDLTGDGLLDLAVGAREHALLFRTRPVLSVEVNIRFLPAEIPRSVFECGEQAASKQELSQATICLKIFQRPQTLNGDLLSTVTFDLTLDPGRLSPRAIFKETNTWNLTRVQVLGLRYHCEEVKLLLPACVEDAVTPITLRLHFSLVGNANPSIGNLQPMLAVDAQRYFTASLPFEKNCGADHVCQDNLGISLGFPDIDTLLVGSDLELAMQVAVWNNGEDSYGTSVTFSYPAGLSYRRVTGGQNHPRFRSLRLTCDSTPGGTRGLRTTRCSAGHVILREGSRIIFTVTFDVSPKATLGDQLLLVASVSSENNTPKTSNSTFQLQLPVKYAVYTVISSHEQSTKYLNFTASGKEKSHEAQLRFQVNNLGHRDLDVNISFWVPESLAGEDVWTGLQVFHPQKPSIQCTSEKTKPTEVNFQARMKKNPVLDCTLAHCQRFRCAVPSFGLQEELDFTLKGNLSFSWTRQTQQKKVVVLSAAEILFDTSVYSQLPGQEAFLGTQVETVLEELEVHDPAPLVVGSSVGGLLLLGLITAALRRLGFFKRQYKEMMEEANEQAAAESTKSDPEADQ